The Streptomyces sp. NBC_00597 DNA segment GCGCTGGGCCGGCGCGGTCTCGCCCGACATGCCGTTCGAGATGCTGGCGCACCACGCCGTCGACTTCTGGCTGTGCGGGGAAGATCTCCCGCTGCCCGAGAGCCGCGTCACCCTCGACAAGGACGACCGCATCCACCTGGCTCTCGACGAGAAGAACAACATCGCCGGCCTGAAGCGCCTCCAGCACAAGCTCCAGGGAATGCTCGGCCACCTGGGCATGCACGAGCACCATCTGCTGTCGCACAGCATCTACCTGCACAAGGGCCTGCCGATCGGGGCCACCGCGCACCAGGCCGGCACCGTCCGTTTCGGTGACGACCCGAACAGCTCGGCCCTCGACGTCAACTGCAAGGCCCACGACCTCGACAACCTCTACGTGGTGGACACCAGCTTCTTCCCGAGCATCGGCGCGGTGAACCCGTCGCTAACAGCGATTGCAAATGCCTTGCGGGTGGGCGACCACATCGCCGCCCGGCTGCGCTGAAGGGGTACTGAGGCTGCGGCCGAGCGCGGCTGTTACAGGTTGTCCCCGGGGGCAGGGGCGGCCCGGGTGTCGGCGTCGGTGAGCGGCTCCAGCTCACCCATGGTGTCGAGCCGGTAGAGCACCACCAGCGCCGGGCCGACCAGCACGATCGCGATGACCGTGACGATGGCCAGCCAGCGCATGGTGTGAGCTGCGCCGGCCGCCTGGGCCACCGTCAGTGATGTGGGCAGTAGGTAGGGCTTCTGCGCGAAGCCCCAGGCGCCGACGGTCAGGGCGACGCTCGCCACTGAGGTGTAGCGGGACCAGCCGTGGATCCGGCGCAGCAGGATCAGCGCCGTCGCAAGACCGCAGATCGCGGCCAGGACGACCAGCAGCAGTCCCCAGCCCCCGGTGAGGCCCTCCCAAACGTACTGGGCGTCACTGTGGGTCACGGGCAGGCCGATGAGTGCGAGGACGACAACGGCGCAGAAGGCCAGCAGCGCGCGCCGACGGAAGTAGTCCACCAGGTCGTCCGCCCCGAACCGCCGGGCGTCTGCGCAGAGGAACACCGCCCCGAGGAAGGCGGTGGCCGCGATGGCCAGCAGACCCGCAAGGACGGAGGTCGGGTTGGCCCAGGCGTCCGCGGAGGCGGTCGTCCCGACCATCACCCGGCCGGATGCGATGCCGCCGAGCACCGCCCCCAGGAAGAACGGCGTGAGCAGCGACGCGACGGCGAACATCGCACCGTAGACCCGCCGTCGGGCCAGGCGGCGGGACGGTTTGCGCAGGGCGAATCCGGCACCGCGGAGCACCAGGCCGACGGCGGCCAGCGCGAGCGGCAGCCACATTGCCTCGAACACAGTCTGGAACATCGTCGGGAAGCCGGTCCACATGACGATGAAGACGAAGATCAACCAGACGTTGTTGACCTCCCAGACCGGCGCCATCGCGTGATCGATGAGCCAGCGCGGCCGCTTGCCGCGATCCGCACCCCCAGCCATGAGGTCCCAGAAGCCCGCACCGTAGTCCGTGCCCCCGGCACAGGCGTAGGCGGCGACCGCGAGAACCATGACCCAGGCGATCAGATCCGCCATCATGACGCGCCGCCAGAGGTCGGGTCGGACCCGCCGGCACGCGTGCGCCCTGCCGATGCGGGCTCGGGCTCGCTTCGGGGCCCGTACGGGGTATCGGTCTCGGGAGCCGGAGCGGCGCCCGATGCGGCCAAGCCCTCGTCGGCGATCCGCCAACGAGTACGCATCTTCAGAATGATCGCGAGGAACGAGCCGAAAACGGCCACGTACACGACGATCACGATGCCGAGCATCGCCCACAGCGATCCGGCGCGGGTGTCGGTCACTGCCTCAGCGACCTTCATGTGGTTGTAGACGATCCAGGGCTGGCGGCCGACCTCGGTGGTGATCCAGCCGCACTCCACGGTGACCAGGCACGCGACTCCCGCGACGGCCGCGCAGCGGAAGAACCAGCGGCTGCGAGGAAGATCCCGGTGCCGCAGCCACGACCAGGCGTACCAGAGCGCGAGCAGGATCAGCAGGCTGCCGATGGTGGCCATGATGTCGAAAGCCCAGTGGACGATGGTGGCCTGGACGGTCGTGGGGCGGTCGGCGGCCGGCACCGTCGTCAGCCCGGTCACCTGGGTGCTGGGCTTGAAGCCGGCGAGGATGGAGTCCAGCTGAGGGATCTTGATTCCGCCGGAGATCGTCCCGTCACCGTTCAACCGCCCGAACAAATACTCGGGCACGTGGGTGTCCGTCTCCCAGACGATCTCCATGGCGGCGAACTTGATCGGCTGCTTGTGGAAGACGGCACGAGCGGCCGAGTCGCCCAGCATGAACTGGACCGGGGTGAGAATCGCGGCAACAGTGAACGGCAGCGTGAAGCCGAGCCGGTGGTACCGGTCACGGCGCCCCCGCAACCAGCCCACGGCATACACGCCTGCGACCATGTATCCGGCGGTCAGGAACATCGCGACCACGAAGTGCCAGTACTCCGCCCCGAAGATCGGCGTGAAGACTGCCTGCCGCACATCGACGTCGACGGGATTGCCCTGCGTGTCGAGGCGGAACCCCTGAGGGGTGTTCATCCAGGAGTTGGCCGCGATGATGCCGAACGCACCCATCAGAGCGGCCAGCGGCAGCGGCACGGCCAGCCAGAAGTGTGTCCAGGGCTTGAGCCGGCGCCAGCCGTAGAGGTAGATGGCGATCAGGACCGCCTCCAGGAAGAACGCCCAGGCCTCGATGCCGAACCCCAGGCCGAAGACGTCGCCCCAGCGGCCCAGCATGCCGGGCCACAGCAGACCGAGTTCGAAGGACAGCACGGTGCCCGTGACGACGCCGATGGCGAATTGCACGGCCATCACCGCCGACCAGCGCCGCGCGAGCTGAAGGGCGACGGCGTCGTTGCGGCGCAGCGCCCGGTGGTGCATGAGCAACGTGATGAACGGCAATGCCACGCCGAACGGGACCAGCAGGATGTGAGAGGCCAGGGTGAAGGCCATCAGCTGCCGAGCCGGCAGGAGTTGGGGCGGAGTGTCAGCCAGAAGGGCCGCTGTGCTGAGCATGTGCGCCTCGATGGTCTGCCCCGCAGGGCGCGGGGGCTGAGGAACGACAGGGGTGCGAAAGGGTGGCAACGGCAGATGCCGGCCACGTGTGCGGTCAGGGAGACGGCGGGGGCGCCCTATGCCTGGGGGTCAGCCCTTGGCGGCGCGGCGGCGTCGGACGAGGTGAAGGCGAGCTCGCGTCGCGAGCTGATGGCGAAAGCGACGGACTGGCTGAGCACCGCTCCCAGCCTGCAGCGGAATCCCGTGAGGAAGGCCACGGGGATGAAAAGGGCCACACGCCAGCCGATCACACCCAACGGGTGCAGCGGGCCGGCCTTGACCGGCGATCTCCCTGATCTGTCCTGCCAGTTCGACACCGGTCGGGCCGCCGCCGACCAGCGCGAACGTGAGCCATCGCTGCCGTTCCCTGGCATCTGCCGCCGTTTCGGCCATCTCGAACACCCGGTAGATCCGCCGACGGATGTCCAGTGCGTCGTTCAGCGTCTTCATGCCGGACGCGCGCGGCAAACCCGTCATGCCCGAAGGAAGACTGGCGCATGCCGACCGCGCGGGCTTCGACAACCACGTCGGTGGCTTCGGTCGCGCGATCTGGCCCTCGGACAGGAGTCCTGAAGCGCACTGGTAGAGCAGCGGTTGGACGACGTGGTGGGCGCGGGCGGTCGACCACGGTGACCGCGACCTGCGACCGGCGCAGCGCGCGGGCGGCGAACAGCCCGGCGAACCCCCCGCCGAGGATCACGACCCGGCGGGGCGTGACGTGATCCGCCATCTGGGATCAGCCTCCGGTGGCGAAGCCGGGGAAAAGGGTCATCCCGCCGTCCACGTACAGCGTGGCCCCCACGACGTAGTCGAGCAGGTCGGACGCCACGGCGACGACGGCGTTGGCGATGTCGTCCGGGTCGCCCACGCGGCGGTACGGGATGAGGCGCAGCAGATCGGCCTCGGCCTCGGGGGTGGCCCAGGCGTCACGGTTGATGGGCGTGCGGATTGCGCCGGGTGCGACCGCGTTGACCCTGATCCGCTGAGGAGCCAGCTCCTGGGCGAGGGTCTCCATTAGCATGCCCACGCCACCTTTGGAGGAGGCGTAGTTCACGTGCCCCGACCAAGGGATGATCTGGTGGACCGAGCTCATGCAGATGATCTTCCCGGCCGACCGGGAGACCTCCGCCACCACGCCGCGCCGCACGAACTCCTTGGCGGCCTCGCGCGCGCACAGGAACTGGCCGGTCAGGTTGACGTCGATGACCTTCTGCCACTGGGCGAGCGTCATGTCCACCACGGCCGCGTCCCGTTGAAGACCCGCATTGGCCACCATGATGTCGATGGTGCCGAACTCCTCGACCATCCGCGCCACCATGGCGACCACCTGGTCCTCGTCGGATACGTCGGCCTCGTGGGCGTAGGCGCGGACGCCGAAGTCCTTGATCTGCGCAACGACCTTCTCGGCCTCGTCCTTCCCGACGACGTAGTTCACCACGACGTCCGCTCCGGCCCGGCCCAGGGCGATGGCGGTCGCCATGCCGATACCCGAGTTGGCACCGGTGACCAGAGCCTTCTGACCCCTGAGAAGCTGCGCGGTCACCGTCCCGCTGTTCTCGTCGACATTTCCTACCATCACGATCTCTCCTTCGGCGTTTCGGACGGCACGCATGCCCGGAACGGGCGACGTACGCGGGGTAGGCTGGGAGTCGGTCGGCCGGCCGGGCCAGACACAGGAGCCGTTCCATGCCTGGCGCCCCGACAAAAGCATCTTGCGCAGCGGGCGGCACCGACCGGCGCGCCACGCAGCCGCATTCGGCCGGACATGTCACACGGTCGGGTTACGGGCAGACTTCCGACGCAAATGGGGGTGTCCGACAGCGGGTAGTTGGACTCCGGATCGTGGCCAGGCCTGGTGTAGACACGGCGGCCTGCGAAATCGGCCACGAGGCTCCGCCCCGGGACCGGAGGGGCTTTTGCGCGTTTCACCGAGTTGGCTGCTGCTGAACTGGCCGGAGCTTCGGGCAACAGCGATGCGGCGGATCGTGCAGGCCGGGTCTCGGGCCGTCCGGTGCGGTTCGGACACACCGTCAGGGAGTCGTCGTCGACGTCGACCTGCTGGTCCTGGCAGTGGCGCCGCGCACCCCGGGTCGGTGTGGTCCGGTGTGGACCGAAGGCTCTGTGCATGGCAGGTACACAGCCGAGCGGGGCGGAGCGGGGGCCGGGGCGGACCGTGACGGGTCGTTCGAGCCGAAGATCGTCGGCAAGCGGCAGAAGCGCCGGTCCGGCGTGGAAGCTGGCGTCACATTCTCCCCAGGAGTCGGCTGTTGCCAGGAAGACCAATGCCTGGCGGCCGATGAAGTCCCGCATCTCGGGTGTGAGGCGGCGGCGCACCTGCTGGTCGTAGAACCGGACTGCGCGCTCGGCGGTCCCCAGTCGCTGCTGCAGCTGGTGTCACCCGCTGATCCGAAGGGCGGCGGGGGCAAGGTCACGGGGGTCCTCCTGGCGGGACGAGCAAGTGCTTGGCTCGGGGAAGGGACAGGGCGGGTGTTTCCAGTGCGAGGGCCGGGTGCCAGCGGTCGCCCGGCGCGCGCAGCCGCTCGACGGCGGCGGACATGTGCGCGGGCGCCGCGTCCTAGCGACCCTGCTCGCGCTTGATCCGGGCGGTGAGCGCGAACGTCCTGGCCGCGCCGTGCGGCCCGTCGGCCGACGCGCAATAGCGGCGTTCGATGCCCCCGTCTCCTTCGATTCAGGGGCCGGAAGGCCGCCGACGGGCCCCGCACCGGCCGGGAAACCCGCCCCGACCTGCCCGGAGGGCGGCGCGTCGGGTGCCGGGGCGGTCGGCCCGGCTGCGATGGCCGCTCGTAGATAGGGGTCGTTGCCAGGCGGCGGAGGGCCTGGCTAACTGGTTGTCGTCGCTGGGCGGCCCGGGTGGTTCACCCGCCGCCGGCGATCCCCTCTCCCCCGTGTGAGTGGCTCACGCATGCCTCCGGCGTGCCGCGACCGTCCTCGTCGCCTACGGAAGGGTTTCCGTGTCCGTCTCCGTCATCCGCCGCATCGCCGCTTCGAAGAAGACCCTCGCGGGTTCCGTGGTCGGCCTTGTGGCCGCCGGTTCCATGCCGGCCGGCGTTCCCGCGCAGGCCGCCCCCCCCACGAGCGCCCAGGCGGTCGCCCAGCAGATGATCAAGGACCCGGCCCAGTTCGCCGCCTTCGACAAGATCGTCTCCCACGAGAGCGGCTGGAACCACACCGCCGCCAACGCCTCCTCCGCCGCCTACGGCCTGGTCCAGGCCCTGCCGGGGTCGAAGATGGCCTCGGCCGGCGCAGACTGGAAGACCAACCCCGACCCAGATCAAGTGGGGCCTGGACTACATGAACTCCCGCTACGGCTCCCCGCTCGGGGCCTGGAACTTCTGGCAGGCCCACCACTGGTACTAAGCCACCAGTGAGCTCAGCCGGCGGGCTGAACAGCGATACCGAAGGACCCGGTGGCCGGCCCCTCCAGGCCGGTCCCCGGGGCCTTCGGCCTTGGCATCGAAGGCCAAGGGGCGCTCGGCGCGGGGAGTGCCGCGTTCCGCAGCGCTGTGCGAGCGAGCTGCTGCGCCATCACGCTCACGGGGGCCGGAGCGATGTGCGGCTTGTGGTGAACGAGATCCACGGTGATGAGCACGTTGCCCGATCGCACGGTGACCTTGGCCCAGTTCGGTAGGTCGGCGCGGGTGACGAGACGGGCCTCGTCACCCGGTCCGTCCAGCCACTGTGCCTCTCCGCCGGCCCACCTGCG contains these protein-coding regions:
- a CDS encoding cytochrome d ubiquinol oxidase subunit II, yielding MMADLIAWVMVLAVAAYACAGGTDYGAGFWDLMAGGADRGKRPRWLIDHAMAPVWEVNNVWLIFVFIVMWTGFPTMFQTVFEAMWLPLALAAVGLVLRGAGFALRKPSRRLARRRVYGAMFAVASLLTPFFLGAVLGGIASGRVMVGTTASADAWANPTSVLAGLLAIAATAFLGAVFLCADARRFGADDLVDYFRRRALLAFCAVVVLALIGLPVTHSDAQYVWEGLTGGWGLLLVVLAAICGLATALILLRRIHGWSRYTSVASVALTVGAWGFAQKPYLLPTSLTVAQAAGAAHTMRWLAIVTVIAIVLVGPALVVLYRLDTMGELEPLTDADTRAAPAPGDNL
- a CDS encoding cytochrome ubiquinol oxidase subunit I, whose product is MLSTAALLADTPPQLLPARQLMAFTLASHILLVPFGVALPFITLLMHHRALRRNDAVALQLARRWSAVMAVQFAIGVVTGTVLSFELGLLWPGMLGRWGDVFGLGFGIEAWAFFLEAVLIAIYLYGWRRLKPWTHFWLAVPLPLAALMGAFGIIAANSWMNTPQGFRLDTQGNPVDVDVRQAVFTPIFGAEYWHFVVAMFLTAGYMVAGVYAVGWLRGRRDRYHRLGFTLPFTVAAILTPVQFMLGDSAARAVFHKQPIKFAAMEIVWETDTHVPEYLFGRLNGDGTISGGIKIPQLDSILAGFKPSTQVTGLTTVPAADRPTTVQATIVHWAFDIMATIGSLLILLALWYAWSWLRHRDLPRSRWFFRCAAVAGVACLVTVECGWITTEVGRQPWIVYNHMKVAEAVTDTRAGSLWAMLGIVIVVYVAVFGSFLAIILKMRTRWRIADEGLAASGAAPAPETDTPYGPRSEPEPASAGRTRAGGSDPTSGGAS
- a CDS encoding SDR family oxidoreductase, encoding MVGNVDENSGTVTAQLLRGQKALVTGANSGIGMATAIALGRAGADVVVNYVVGKDEAEKVVAQIKDFGVRAYAHEADVSDEDQVVAMVARMVEEFGTIDIMVANAGLQRDAAVVDMTLAQWQKVIDVNLTGQFLCAREAAKEFVRRGVVAEVSRSAGKIICMSSVHQIIPWSGHVNYASSKGGVGMLMETLAQELAPQRIRVNAVAPGAIRTPINRDAWATPEAEADLLRLIPYRRVGDPDDIANAVVAVASDLLDYVVGATLYVDGGMTLFPGFATGG